The Knoellia sp. S7-12 region GCAGTCCACGCACGGTGTTCATGCGACCAGTGTGCGTGACCGGGCTGTGACTGCCACGCGGCGGGGTCAGCTCTGGTTGAAGAGCGTGCGCCCGGGGACGGCCGCGGACTCCTCGGCGTGGACCTCGACGGTCGACGGCGAGAGAAGGAAGACCTTGGCCGTGACTCGCTCGATGGCGCCGTGGAGACCGAAGACGAGACCAGCGGCAAAGTCGACGAGACGCTTGGCGTCGGCATCGTCCATGTCGGTGAGGTTCATGATGACGGGAGTGCCCTCACGGAAGTTCTCACCGATCGTCTTGGCCTCGTTGTAGGTGCGCGGATGAATCGTCGTGATCCGGGACATGCCGGAAGCCTCCGGGCTGCGCACCACCTGAGCGACGGTGCGACGGTTGGCGAGTGGGGTGACCTCGGCGCCACGCTCGCGCGGCTCCCTGGTCTCCCTGGACTCCTCTGCGTCGAGCTCCTGGTCCGTGTCGTACTCGTCGTAGGCCTCGTCGTAGTAACGGCCTTCGTCCTCGGCCAGGCCGAGGTAGACCATTGTCTTGCGCAGCGCGCCAGCCATGAGAACTCCTAGTACGAATCGGTGACCAGAGTGGTCGGTGCTTCGATAAAGAAGTTACCCAAGTGACGGGCGAGAA contains the following coding sequences:
- the sepF gene encoding cell division protein SepF; this translates as MAGALRKTMVYLGLAEDEGRYYDEAYDEYDTDQELDAEESRETREPRERGAEVTPLANRRTVAQVVRSPEASGMSRITTIHPRTYNEAKTIGENFREGTPVIMNLTDMDDADAKRLVDFAAGLVFGLHGAIERVTAKVFLLSPSTVEVHAEESAAVPGRTLFNQS